In a single window of the Hyalangium gracile genome:
- a CDS encoding glycosyltransferase family 2 protein — MPFFSIVIPTYNRARLLGETLESVFVQEFSDYEVLVVDDGSTDDTREVLARYGERVRVLRQENQGQGVARNLGIQHAAGSYVVFLDSDDLWFPWTLGTWRQAIDMYGGPSVVMGTPATFQRPGELARVRREPLRAHAFADYFASADETFARTACVIAVKTEALRRVGGFTSRRIISEDHDLLYRLGTAPGFVWVEAPLVMGYRQHGGSSSRQLEQGYEGLCYHLEQEELGRYPGGESRRRERLTLILHGVRHVSRWLVEHGRQDLALDLYRRSLRGHFVVPRWRYMLGFPPWMVASSLRQFRR; from the coding sequence ATGCCCTTCTTCTCCATCGTCATCCCCACGTACAACCGGGCCCGGCTGCTCGGCGAGACGCTCGAGTCCGTCTTCGTCCAGGAGTTCTCGGACTACGAGGTGCTCGTGGTGGATGACGGCTCCACGGACGACACGCGGGAGGTGCTCGCGCGGTACGGCGAGCGCGTGCGCGTGCTTCGCCAGGAGAACCAGGGGCAGGGCGTCGCGCGGAACCTGGGCATCCAGCACGCCGCGGGCTCGTACGTGGTCTTCCTGGACAGCGATGACCTGTGGTTCCCCTGGACGCTGGGGACGTGGCGGCAGGCCATCGACATGTACGGTGGGCCCTCGGTGGTGATGGGCACTCCCGCGACGTTCCAGCGTCCGGGCGAGCTGGCCCGGGTGCGCAGGGAGCCGCTCCGGGCCCACGCGTTCGCGGACTACTTCGCCAGCGCGGACGAGACGTTCGCCCGCACCGCCTGCGTCATCGCCGTGAAGACGGAGGCGCTGCGCCGGGTGGGGGGCTTTACCTCGCGGCGCATCATCTCCGAGGACCACGACTTGCTCTATCGGTTGGGCACCGCGCCCGGGTTCGTCTGGGTGGAGGCGCCGCTCGTCATGGGCTACCGCCAGCACGGGGGCTCCTCGTCACGGCAGCTCGAGCAGGGCTACGAGGGGCTGTGCTACCACCTGGAGCAGGAAGAGCTCGGACGCTACCCGGGAGGCGAGTCCCGGAGGCGCGAGCGGCTCACGTTGATCCTCCACGGCGTGCGGCACGTGTCGCGGTGGTTGGTGGAGCATGGGCGCCAGGATCTGGCGCTGGACCTCTACCGGCGGAGCCTCCGAGGACACTTCGTCGTGCCGCGCTGGCGCTACATGCTGGGCTTCCCGCCGTGGATGGTGGCGTCGTCGCTGCGGCAGTTCCGGCGCTGA
- a CDS encoding class I SAM-dependent methyltransferase — MRVITHFGLWLVGLEQAQTQTSAGERACLAKHAAGKRRLVEIGVWHGVTTRVLRSVMDPSATLYAVDPFPIGRLGFSFQYLIAHREVGVVRNGRVSWIRATGEDAARLHRSQGLPPVDFIFIDGDHTYEGLRADWTGWSPLVAPGGVVALHDSRDTKESPRPGAGSVRYTSEVIVKDPAFEVIDEFESLTVLRRRPD; from the coding sequence ATGCGCGTCATCACCCACTTCGGCCTCTGGCTCGTCGGTCTGGAGCAGGCCCAGACCCAGACGTCCGCGGGCGAGCGCGCCTGCCTGGCGAAGCACGCGGCGGGCAAGCGGCGGCTGGTGGAGATCGGCGTGTGGCACGGCGTGACGACGCGGGTGCTGCGCAGCGTGATGGACCCGAGCGCCACGCTGTACGCGGTGGACCCGTTCCCCATCGGGCGGCTGGGCTTCAGCTTCCAGTACCTCATTGCCCACCGCGAGGTGGGTGTGGTGCGCAACGGGCGGGTGTCCTGGATCCGAGCCACGGGAGAGGACGCCGCGCGCCTGCACCGCTCCCAGGGGCTGCCGCCGGTGGACTTCATCTTCATCGATGGAGACCACACGTACGAAGGGCTCCGGGCGGACTGGACGGGCTGGAGCCCGCTGGTGGCGCCGGGCGGAGTGGTGGCGCTGCACGACAGCCGGGACACGAAGGAGAGCCCACGGCCTGGAGCGGGCAGCGTGCGCTACACGAGCGAGGTCATCGTGAAGGATCCGGCCTTCGAGGTGATCGACGAGTTCGAGTCCCTGACGGTGCTCCGCCGCAGGCCGGACTGA
- a CDS encoding acyltransferase family protein: MSLSSSPTLRQCLDGRRNNLDFIRFVAAVGVIFSHSFPLGQGLGTFDPLEIFSHRQSTVGHLSVAVFLIISGLLIAQSQERSPSMAGYLWARALRIFPGLAVMLLASTFLLGPVLTELPLAVYFQSPETYLYLLRNFTLYQSQWGLPGVFHGNVYPDVVNGSLWTLKYEVGFYLLVAGLGLAGLMRRWVALAGWVAAALVPFVPLVGPRLNLWPELYLYFGGGLALYLLRDRVRMNRWVALGCTGVLVLTAWLGGFRYAVGSCGAYLVMYLAFLPSRLSGFARYGDFSYGVYIYAFPVQQLVVMRMGGRVAWWVDAAVSLPVIVGLAALSWHLVEKRALRLKHSPPALLVRLLPGRARPAEGAAPHAQL, translated from the coding sequence ATGTCCCTCTCTTCCTCACCGACCTTGCGGCAGTGCCTGGACGGGAGACGCAACAACCTGGACTTCATCCGGTTCGTGGCGGCGGTGGGGGTGATCTTCTCGCACTCGTTCCCGCTCGGGCAGGGGCTGGGGACGTTCGATCCGCTGGAGATCTTCTCGCACCGGCAGTCCACGGTGGGGCATCTGAGCGTGGCGGTGTTCCTGATCATCAGCGGGCTGCTCATCGCGCAGAGCCAGGAGCGCTCGCCGAGCATGGCCGGCTACCTGTGGGCGCGGGCGCTGCGCATCTTCCCCGGGCTGGCGGTGATGCTGCTGGCGAGCACGTTCCTGCTGGGCCCGGTGCTGACGGAGCTGCCGCTGGCGGTCTACTTCCAGTCGCCGGAGACGTACCTGTACCTGCTGCGCAACTTCACGCTGTACCAGTCCCAGTGGGGGTTGCCGGGCGTCTTCCACGGCAACGTGTACCCGGACGTGGTGAACGGCTCGCTGTGGACGCTGAAGTACGAGGTGGGCTTCTACCTGCTCGTGGCGGGGCTGGGACTCGCGGGGCTGATGCGAAGGTGGGTGGCGCTGGCGGGCTGGGTGGCGGCGGCGCTGGTGCCCTTCGTGCCGCTGGTAGGCCCGAGGCTGAACCTGTGGCCGGAGCTGTACCTCTACTTTGGCGGAGGCCTGGCGCTGTACCTGTTGAGGGATCGGGTGCGGATGAACCGGTGGGTGGCGCTGGGGTGCACGGGGGTGCTGGTCCTCACGGCGTGGCTCGGAGGGTTCCGCTACGCGGTGGGGAGCTGTGGCGCGTACCTGGTGATGTACCTGGCCTTCCTGCCGAGCCGGCTGTCGGGCTTCGCCCGCTACGGAGACTTCTCCTACGGCGTGTACATCTACGCGTTCCCGGTGCAGCAGCTCGTCGTGATGCGGATGGGGGGACGCGTGGCGTGGTGGGTGGACGCGGCGGTGTCGCTGCCCGTCATCGTCGGGCTGGCGGCGCTGTCGTGGCACCTGGTGGAGAAACGAGCGCTGAGGCTCAAGCACTCGCCGCCGGCGCTGCTGGTCCGGCTGCTCCCCGGAAGGGCTCGCCCGGCGGAAGGCGCGGCGCCCCACGCCCAGCTGTGA
- a CDS encoding glycosyltransferase family 4 protein, translating to MSGPRVLFGIHHPLDPNLGAPGVTLALGNALVGLGCEVFYYGFGEAFPGVTAYSAWHSVRFPWALSTWLSSNAGRFDVLDITTGDCWPWARLGRPGARRRHALITRSHGLEHVVSEQLHADTRAGLASLSWKYPLYHGGFRLWEVRQSLLVSDRVVLLNPLDRDYATERLGVPAGRIALIPHGLPEPFRALPPPELLPEGPLRLAFVGSWIQRKGREDVVAVAGALLEQGVSFSLSLLGTGTGEADVRAAFPAPVRERLRVVSSYRHAELPGLLRQQEVLLFPSHAEGYGMALVEAMACGLAPISTPVGVAPEVVRDGETGRLLPIGDVPGFTAAVRAFAEDRRRLLDVRRAAQTAVQGMTWRDVALRTLRVYESALQGEREQASGPSGAG from the coding sequence GTGTCCGGCCCACGCGTCCTCTTCGGTATCCATCATCCGCTCGATCCGAACCTCGGCGCTCCCGGTGTCACCCTGGCGCTGGGGAACGCGCTCGTGGGGCTCGGCTGCGAGGTCTTCTACTACGGCTTCGGCGAGGCCTTCCCCGGTGTCACCGCGTACTCCGCCTGGCACTCGGTCCGCTTTCCGTGGGCGCTCTCCACGTGGCTCTCGAGCAACGCGGGGCGCTTCGACGTGCTCGACATCACCACCGGGGATTGTTGGCCCTGGGCGCGCCTGGGTCGCCCGGGAGCCCGTCGCCGCCACGCCCTCATCACCCGCAGCCATGGCCTGGAGCATGTCGTCTCCGAGCAACTCCACGCGGACACCCGCGCCGGCCTGGCGAGCCTGAGCTGGAAGTACCCGCTGTACCACGGTGGCTTCCGGCTCTGGGAGGTGCGCCAGTCCCTGCTCGTCTCCGACCGCGTCGTGCTCCTCAACCCCCTGGACCGGGACTACGCGACAGAGCGCCTGGGCGTGCCCGCCGGTCGCATCGCCCTCATCCCCCACGGCCTGCCCGAGCCCTTCCGAGCGCTCCCGCCTCCCGAGCTCCTCCCCGAGGGGCCCCTGCGGCTGGCCTTCGTGGGCTCGTGGATCCAGCGCAAGGGCCGGGAGGATGTCGTCGCCGTGGCCGGAGCGCTGCTCGAGCAGGGCGTGTCCTTCTCGCTCTCCCTGCTGGGCACCGGCACGGGGGAGGCGGATGTGCGCGCGGCCTTCCCCGCTCCGGTGCGCGAGCGCCTCCGCGTGGTGTCGAGCTACCGCCACGCCGAGCTGCCCGGCCTGCTCCGCCAGCAGGAGGTGCTGCTCTTTCCCAGCCACGCGGAGGGCTACGGCATGGCGCTCGTGGAGGCCATGGCCTGTGGGCTGGCGCCCATCTCCACGCCGGTGGGCGTGGCTCCGGAAGTCGTCCGCGATGGAGAGACGGGTCGGCTGCTGCCCATCGGCGACGTGCCGGGCTTCACCGCCGCCGTGCGCGCCTTCGCCGAGGATCGGCGCCGGCTGCTCGACGTGCGACGCGCGGCACAGACCGCCGTACAGGGGATGACATGGAGGGACGTGGCCCTGCGCACCCTGCGTGTCTACGAGTCCGCTCTTCAAGGAGAGAGGGAGCAGGCGAGCGGGCCCAGCGGGGCCGGGTGA
- a CDS encoding MraY family glycosyltransferase → MITFLVTFLVSLMVALVLTLVVRNRALAWGWVDQANSSRKVHARPIPRLGGIAIVAGFFAPLCALFLTDSGVGYLFRFHQDLVWGLFCGGAAIAALGLYDDLRGAGARLKFSVQFAVAIALYMLGFRVELIANPFGAELALGVLSFPFTLLWIVGVINAINLIDGLDGLAGGVAFFGVGTNFILSLVRGDVVMCLLMAALAGAILGFLVFNFNPASIFMGDTGSMFLGFVLAAVSLKTSTKSGTAVAMLVPVMALGLPIMDTLLAMIRRSLLGRPMFSADKEHIHHRLMSRLVLSHRSAVLVLYALCGLFTLTALGLNFANSAQSAMLLVGMAVVIFVLMRKLGYLDLHRAGAMGDVRRKNIRLRTLVKDLTRAIRGAQSLQQVWDAVRPLAGALDVARLELRLQHQHEGLTEGVVFETQRPAGSALPLDVRVEVKEAEVQLGWLSLSWRDGRAEVSRDEELAVELVADAVAERAASLMAEAAAEPGRVVSLRR, encoded by the coding sequence ATGATTACCTTTCTCGTCACCTTCCTCGTCTCGCTGATGGTTGCCCTGGTGCTCACGCTCGTCGTGCGCAACCGGGCCCTGGCGTGGGGCTGGGTGGACCAGGCCAACTCCAGCCGCAAGGTGCACGCGCGCCCCATCCCGCGCCTGGGCGGCATCGCCATCGTCGCGGGCTTCTTCGCGCCGCTGTGTGCCCTGTTCCTCACCGACTCCGGCGTGGGCTACCTGTTCCGCTTCCACCAGGACCTCGTCTGGGGCCTGTTCTGTGGCGGTGCGGCCATCGCCGCGCTGGGCCTGTATGACGACCTGCGAGGCGCGGGGGCCCGGCTCAAGTTCTCCGTGCAGTTCGCCGTGGCCATCGCCCTCTACATGCTGGGCTTCCGCGTCGAGCTGATCGCCAACCCGTTCGGAGCGGAGCTCGCCCTGGGCGTCCTCAGCTTCCCGTTCACCCTGCTGTGGATCGTCGGCGTCATCAACGCCATCAACCTCATCGACGGGCTGGATGGGCTGGCCGGGGGCGTCGCCTTCTTTGGCGTGGGCACCAACTTCATCCTCTCGCTGGTGCGCGGGGACGTCGTCATGTGCCTGCTGATGGCGGCCCTGGCCGGCGCCATCCTCGGGTTCCTCGTCTTCAACTTCAACCCGGCCTCCATCTTCATGGGCGACACCGGGAGCATGTTCCTCGGCTTCGTGCTCGCCGCCGTCTCCTTGAAGACGTCCACCAAGAGCGGCACCGCCGTCGCGATGCTCGTGCCCGTCATGGCCCTGGGCCTGCCCATCATGGACACCCTGCTGGCGATGATTCGCCGCTCGCTGCTGGGCCGGCCCATGTTCAGTGCGGACAAGGAGCACATCCACCATCGCCTCATGAGCCGGCTGGTGCTCAGCCACCGCTCGGCGGTGCTGGTGCTCTACGCCCTGTGTGGACTGTTCACCCTGACCGCGCTCGGGCTCAACTTCGCCAACAGCGCGCAGTCGGCCATGCTCCTGGTGGGCATGGCGGTCGTCATCTTCGTGCTCATGCGCAAGCTGGGCTACCTGGACCTGCACCGCGCAGGTGCCATGGGCGACGTCCGTCGCAAGAACATCCGCCTGCGCACGCTGGTGAAGGACCTCACCCGCGCCATTCGCGGCGCCCAGTCGCTCCAGCAGGTGTGGGACGCCGTGCGGCCGCTGGCCGGGGCCCTCGATGTCGCCCGCCTGGAGCTGCGGCTCCAGCACCAGCACGAGGGGCTCACGGAGGGTGTCGTCTTCGAGACCCAGCGCCCCGCGGGCTCCGCGCTGCCGCTGGATGTGCGCGTGGAGGTCAAGGAGGCAGAGGTGCAGCTCGGGTGGCTCAGCCTCTCCTGGCGCGATGGGCGCGCGGAGGTGAGCCGCGATGAGGAGCTGGCCGTGGAGCTGGTCGCTGACGCCGTGGCCGAGCGCGCCGCCAGCCTCATGGCCGAGGCCGCGGCCGAGCCGGGCCGCGTCGTCTCGCTGAGGCGGTGA
- a CDS encoding nucleotidyltransferase family protein has product MTRLGARDFLALLRAWPDAPASPPPVDAERFVRATARHGLAGFAVHAAERAGWVFPEAASELLRRESMSTAARAIRVHALLLRSVDALATVGVVPVLLKGPALARRLYPEPFLRATTDVDLLVAGAQVEAASRALEGLGLARAPERPGHGGEHSHHREFQGPAGLVELHFRALVGYGQALEADALLAHAEEAELEGRRVRYLRAEEELVYLSLHASNHLLQRLSWLLDLKLLLLAHPRLRWPLVVEVARASALPHLAWYALEAARRLLGAPVPSEVLSELAPPRWQRLLASRFFSEERLLGTALVEHKAEWAAAKLLLAPRAGPMARYAVWRLGEAVRARLPSALRR; this is encoded by the coding sequence GTGACGCGCTTGGGCGCCCGGGACTTCCTGGCGCTGCTTCGGGCCTGGCCGGACGCTCCGGCGAGCCCGCCCCCCGTGGATGCGGAGCGCTTCGTCAGAGCCACCGCGCGGCACGGGCTCGCGGGCTTCGCGGTGCATGCGGCGGAGCGGGCAGGGTGGGTGTTTCCCGAGGCCGCGAGCGAGCTCTTGCGCCGCGAGTCGATGAGCACCGCCGCGCGTGCCATCCGGGTCCATGCGCTCCTGCTGCGCTCGGTGGATGCGCTCGCCACGGTGGGGGTGGTGCCCGTGCTGCTCAAGGGCCCGGCGCTGGCCCGGAGGCTCTACCCGGAGCCCTTCCTCCGAGCCACCACCGATGTGGATCTGCTCGTGGCCGGGGCGCAGGTGGAGGCGGCCTCGCGCGCCCTGGAGGGCCTGGGGCTGGCGCGGGCGCCCGAGCGGCCGGGGCACGGCGGGGAGCACTCGCACCACCGCGAGTTCCAGGGCCCGGCCGGGCTCGTCGAGCTGCACTTCCGCGCGCTCGTGGGCTACGGGCAGGCGCTGGAGGCCGACGCCCTGCTGGCCCACGCCGAGGAGGCCGAGCTGGAGGGCCGCCGCGTGCGCTACCTCCGCGCCGAGGAGGAGCTGGTCTACCTGTCCCTCCACGCGAGCAACCACCTGCTCCAGCGGCTCTCGTGGCTGTTGGACTTGAAGCTGCTGCTGCTCGCGCACCCTCGGCTGCGGTGGCCGCTCGTGGTGGAGGTGGCGCGGGCCTCGGCGCTGCCGCACCTGGCGTGGTACGCGCTGGAGGCGGCACGGCGGCTGCTCGGAGCGCCCGTTCCTTCCGAGGTGCTCTCGGAGCTGGCTCCGCCGCGCTGGCAGCGGCTCCTGGCCTCGCGGTTCTTCTCCGAGGAGCGGTTGCTCGGGACGGCGCTCGTCGAGCACAAGGCCGAGTGGGCCGCCGCGAAGCTCCTGCTCGCGCCTCGCGCGGGGCCCATGGCTCGCTATGCCGTGTGGCGGCTCGGAGAGGCCGTCCGTGCGCGGCTCCCCAGTGCCCTGCGGCGGTGA
- a CDS encoding class I SAM-dependent methyltransferase, whose product MSTTSAQGPESRSELQARTLPGMHDAVIAVLRRHLPAPARMVDLGAGSGAWASRLVSLGYSVTAVERDTSFYRFTGAPLIAADLNEPFSARLQGPFDGLTAIEVIEHLENPRAFLRECHKLLAPRGLMVLTTPNIENVPARLQFLATGNLRMFGRDPRFNDPTHITPIHTFMLERMLRDTGFELVEHTFNQPHPTGTRPLNRLITRLVGPLLRGLKGGDCHIFVLRKQ is encoded by the coding sequence CTCCCCGGCATGCACGACGCGGTGATCGCCGTCCTCCGGCGTCACCTGCCCGCGCCCGCGCGGATGGTGGATCTCGGTGCCGGCTCCGGGGCGTGGGCCTCGCGCCTGGTCTCCCTGGGCTACAGCGTCACCGCCGTCGAGCGGGACACCTCCTTCTATCGCTTCACCGGGGCGCCCCTCATCGCCGCGGACCTCAACGAGCCCTTCAGCGCCCGACTCCAGGGCCCCTTCGACGGGCTCACGGCCATCGAGGTCATCGAGCACCTGGAGAACCCGCGCGCCTTCCTGCGCGAGTGCCACAAGCTGCTCGCGCCTCGGGGGCTGATGGTGCTCACCACGCCCAACATCGAGAACGTGCCCGCGCGGCTGCAGTTCCTCGCCACGGGGAACCTGCGCATGTTCGGCCGGGATCCGCGCTTCAACGATCCGACCCACATCACGCCGATCCACACCTTCATGCTCGAGCGGATGCTGCGGGACACCGGCTTCGAGCTCGTGGAGCACACCTTCAACCAGCCCCACCCCACGGGCACCCGCCCGCTCAACCGGCTCATCACCCGACTGGTGGGGCCGCTGCTCCGAGGCCTCAAGGGCGGGGACTGCCACATCTTCGTGCTGAGAAAGCAGTAG